Proteins from a genomic interval of Cucumis melo cultivar AY chromosome 7, USDA_Cmelo_AY_1.0, whole genome shotgun sequence:
- the LOC103493038 gene encoding probable apyrase 7 — MVFGKFRDILSSVATRLSGRHSSTDAFNSSSSPPLIASPSPLVAGFVSPALKNNLRLSSSLQDLSTYRRLDLEEGNRGVENATPDFSPLQRENASSSFSKEKTLPGSSFWWLTRKWVRTVVLFLCLLLFCFLIYTVSMYIYSYWSQGTPRYYVVLDCGSTGTRAFVYQANVNYKKNGALPIAIRSYTGQKKKLKSQSGRAYDRMETEPGLDKLVRNVTGLKKAIKPLLQWAEKQIPKRAHESTSLFLYATAGVRKLPPADSKWLLDSAWSILKSSRFLCQREWVKTISGTEEAYYGWIALNYQKELLGATPREPTYGALDLGGSSLQVTFESKEQNESSLNIKIGNVDYHLNAYSLTGYGLNDAFGKSVVHLLRRIQEPEKLDLSNGKFKLNHPCLHTGYNEQYTCNQCGKLLDRGSNSGISLRLIGAPNWEECSALAKVAVNFSEWSNTSTGVDCDVQPCAITNNYPPPYGNFYAISGFFVVFRFFNLTSEATLDDVLERGQKFCEKPWDVAQASVPPQPFIEQYCFRAPYIVSLLREGLHITDKQITIGSGSTTWTLGVSLLEAGKAFTVATRLELRGYEIFKMKIDPLILIVILFTSLFFLLALSCVGSALPRFFRRPYLPIFRHNAVSTTSVLNIPSPFRLQRWSPMSAGDGRVKMPLSPTVKGSQERPFGLGHGFSSSSGIQLMESSLHRSTSSGVSHSYSSNSLGQMQFDNSSVGSFWTPRRSQMRLQSRRSQSREDLSSTLSETHMVKV, encoded by the exons ATGGTGTTTGGGAAATTTAGGGATATCCTCTCGTCTGTAGCCACTCGGTTGTCGGGCCGCCATTCTTCTACAGATGCGTTTAACTCTTCATCATCGCCTCCTTTGATCGCTTCCCCATCTCCTCTTGTTGCCGGATTTGTTAGCCCTGCACTTAAGAACAATCTAAGGCTTTCGTCGTCTCTTCAGGACCTCTCTACTTACCGTAGACTTGATCTTGAAGAAGGTAATCGTGGCGTTGAGAATGCTACTCCAGATTTTTCACCACTCCAGCGAGAGAATGCCAGCTCTAGTTTCTCAAAGGAGAAGACATTGCCTGGAAGCTCCTTCTGGTGGCTGACCAGGAAGTGGGTTCGAACCGTTGTTCTTTTTCTATGTCTATTGCtgttttgttttctaatttATACGGTTTCTATGTATATTTATTCATATTGGTCGCAAGGAACACCTAGATATTATGTGGTGCTTGACTGTGGAAGTACTGGAACTCGGGCTTTTGTATATCAAGCAAATGTTAATTATAAGAAAAATGGAGCCCTTCCCATTGCTATCAGGTCATATACGGgacaaaagaagaaattgaagtCTCAAAGCGGACGGGCTTATGATCGAATGGAAACAGAACCTGGTCTCGATAAGTTGGTTCGTAATGTGACGGGTTTGAAGAAAGCTATTAAACCTCTACTTCAATGGGCTGAGAAGCAAATTCCAAAGCGTGCCCACGAAAGCACCTCGCTTTTCCTTTATGCGACTGCTGGAGTTAGAAAGTTACCACCTGCAGATTCAAAATGGCTTCTGGACAGTGCCTGGTCTATATTAAAGAGTTCGCGCTTTCTTTGCCAGAGAGAGTGGGTTAAAACCATTTCAGGTACAGAAGAGGCTTACTACGGCTGGATAGCTCTTAACTATCAAAAAGAATTGTTGGGAGCTACACCAAGGGAACCAACATATGGGGCACTCGACTTGGGTGGTTCTTCTTTGCAAGTAACTTTTGAAAGCAAGGAACAAAATGAGTCTAGTTTGAACATTAAAATTGGAAATGTTGATTACCATCTTAATGCCTATTCTCTTACCGGCTATGGTTTAAATGATGCATTTGGGAAATCTGTTGTCCATCTATTAAGAAGGATCCAAGAACCTGAAAAGCTGGATCTGTCTAATGGGAAATTTAAACTAAACCACCCTTGCCTGCACACTGGCTACAATGAGCAGTATACATGTAACCAGTGTGGGAAATTATTGGATAGAGGAAGTAATTCTGGGATTTCTCTAAGGCTGATTGGTGCTCCAAATTGGGAAGAATGTTCTGCACTTGCTAAAGTTGCTGTAAATTTTTCTGAATGGTCAAATACAAGCACTGGAGTTGATTGTGATGTACAACCTTGTGCCATAACTAATAACTACCCTCCACCATACGGAAATTTTTACGCAATTTCTGGTTTCTTTGTGGTATTTCGATTTTTCAATCTGACGTCAGAGGCTACACTCGATGATGTATTAGAAAGGGGCCAAAAATTTTGTGAGAAACCTTGGGATGTTGCACAGGCTAGTGTTCCTCCACAACCCTTTATTGAGCAATACTGCTTTAGAGCACCATACATAGTCTCACTCCTTAGAGAGGGGTTGCATATTACTGATAAACAAATCACTATTGGTTCTGGGAGTACAACTTGGACACTTGGGGTTTCATTGTTGGAGGCTGGAAAGGCATTTACTGTTGCAACCAGGCTAGAGCTTCGTGgttatgaaatttttaaaatgaagaTTGATCCTCTAATTCTAATCGTCATTCTGTTCACATCGTTGTTTTTCCTGCTTGCATTATCCTGTGTAGGAAGTGCATTACCTAGATTTTTCCGGAGGCCATATCTCCCAATTTTCAGGCATAATGCTGTCTCCACCACATCTGTTCTAAACATTCCATCTCCTTTTCGGTTACAGCGGTGGAGTCCAATGAGTGCTG GTGATGGCAGAGTCAAGATGCCACTGAGTCCAACAGTTAAAGGTTCTCAAGAAAGACCCTTTGGCTTAGGGCATGGCTTTAGCAGCAGCAGCGGCATCCAACTTATGGAGTCGTCATTGCACCGGTCGACAAGCAGTGGGGTTTCGCATAGTTATTCCTCAAATAGCCTTGGCCAAATGCAATTTGACAATAGCAGTGTTGGTTCCTTCTGGACTCCACGCCGAAGTCAGATGCGCCTTCAAAGTAGACGATCACAATCTCGAGAGGATCTATCTTCGACATTGTCTGAAACACACATGGTGAAGGTTTAG